Proteins found in one Salvelinus alpinus chromosome 11, SLU_Salpinus.1, whole genome shotgun sequence genomic segment:
- the LOC139534272 gene encoding uncharacterized protein, protein MVPMEVLNGVQKVPEPSPESVSLKVLDPSPDNERTIHCFAHTMAEDIIYSATYESSSGCPPVQERLAEKLASLAITAALKEAIRSEIFWSNTRSWSYSNPSPSSDRREQGLHNTRHEEVHMHTEMSGNGEKPQYNPNVTIKSHSSGSSTSTSQPSKHTHSYCSFLPQSGLPTVGSLDYPDAPPTTPLFPEMVQSRASFTQKLKGRLAKEFLPSPPPPTPKEKHSEGGLALETVGEVEDNREGEDFMGRLWSSLSLECSEREEVWKEEEEIDLPTGILMDGYEERGPHGRRAKLMAFVDALYVDALSDEITTWMTNNMTNIDNLSLICDQMVDQIITSSMSEVRLRKYVGRLVSDALSLGWEAQKAASLHDSLVLRQEQIGRREPNPMDPEAHLIVYPYPTNPNQSSSIQLCSPKTNEMDLDLTTNTAHPPAHSPTSVISQSYAEDLARAVVRCCVMEASRKQCM, encoded by the coding sequence gTTCCAATGGAGGTATTGAATGGGGTCCAGAAAGTTCCAGAACCCAGTCCAGAAAGTGTGAGCCTGAAGGTTCTAGATCCCAGCCCAGACAATGAAAGAACCATTCACTGTTTCGCCCACACCATGGCTGAAGACATAATATACTCAGCTACATATGAGTCCTCATCCGGGTGTCCTCCAGTCCAGGAGAGACTGGCTGAGAAGTTAGCCTCTCTGGCCATCACAGCTGCCTTGAAGGAAGCAATTAGAAGTGAGATCTTTTGGTCTAATACAAGATCTTGGTCATATTCCAACCCCAGCCCATCCTCAGATAGAAGGGAGCAGGGACTACACAATACAAGACATGAGGAGGTTCATATGCACACAGAGATGAGTGGCAACGGTGAGAAACCTCAATATAATCCCAATGTGACCATCAAGTCCCACAGCTCTGGATCATCCACCTCCACTTCACAACCCTCCAAGCACACCCACTCCTACTGCTCCTTCTTACCCCAGTCAGGGCTTCCTACAGTGGGATCACTGGACTACCCAGATGCCCCCCCAACCACCCCTCTTTTCCCAGAGATGGTCCAGAGCAGGGCTAGCTTTACCCAAAAACTAAAGGGGCGTTTGGCTAAAGagttcctcccctctccccctccccctaccCCTAAGGAAAAGCACAGCGAGGGGGGGCTCGCATTGGAGACTGTGGGGGAGGTTGAGGACAACCGGGAGGGGGAGGATTTCATGGGGCGTCTGTGGAGCTCTCTTTCTCTAGAGTGTTCTGAAAGAGAGGAAGTTtggaaagaagaggaagagattGATTTACCAACAGGTATTTTGATGGACGGTTATGAAGAGCGAGGACCCCATGGAAGGAGAGCCAAGCTGATGGCATTTGTGGATGCACTATATGTGGATGCACTCTCTGATGAGATCACCACCTGGATGACAAATAACATGACAAATATTGACAACCTCTCTCTGATATGTGATCAAATGGTTGATCAAATCATCACATCCTCCATGAGTGAGGTGAGGCTGAGGAAGTACGTTGGAAGGCTGGTCTCAGATGCACTCTCCCTGGGATGGGAAGCGCAGAAGGCAGCCTCTCTCCATGACTCCCTGGTTCTCCGGCAGGAGCAGATAGGGAGAAGGGAACCAAACCCAATGGACCCTGAGGCTCATCTAATTGTCTATCCCTATCCAACCAATCCCAACCAGTCATCCAGCATCCAACTTTGTTCACCCAAAACCAATGAGATGGATCTGGATCTGACCACCAACACAGCCCACCCTCCAGCCCACTCGCCAACCTCTGTAATCAGTCAATCCTATGCTGAAGACTTGGCCCGAGCTGTGGTGAGGTGTTGTGTAATGGAAGCCTCCAGGAAGCAGTGTATGTAG